Proteins from one Ramlibacter sp. PS4R-6 genomic window:
- a CDS encoding rhodanese-like domain-containing protein: protein MDTASPSISPTELSARLARNDAPLVLDVRRDVRYAEADCVLPQAQRCDPNDVASFAASQAPREAVVYCVHGLEVGEQAAAQLRAQGWDARFLEGGIEGWRAAGLPTIPKRGEA from the coding sequence ATGGACACCGCATCGCCTTCCATCTCTCCCACTGAACTGTCCGCGCGCCTCGCGCGCAACGACGCACCGCTCGTGCTCGACGTGCGCCGCGACGTGCGTTACGCCGAGGCCGATTGCGTCTTGCCGCAGGCGCAGCGCTGCGACCCCAACGACGTGGCGAGCTTCGCCGCGTCGCAGGCGCCGCGTGAAGCCGTGGTGTATTGCGTGCACGGCCTCGAAGTCGGCGAGCAAGCCGCCGCGCAGCTGCGGGCGCAGGGCTGGGACGCCCGGTTCCTGGAAGGCGGCATCGAAGGCTGGCGGGCCGCGGGTCTGCCGACCATTCCCAAGCGCGGCGAAGCATGA
- the metX gene encoding homoserine O-succinyltransferase MetX, protein MPLVATPQTMSFEAPLALQSGASIRGYSLAYETYGTLNADKSNAVLICHALNASHHVAGVYADQPDNVGWWDTMIGPGKPVDTDRFFVIGVNNLGSCFGSTGPMHVNPDTGRVYGADFPVVTVEDWVDAQARLLDGLGIETLAAVMGGSLGGMQALSWTLQYPERVRHAVVVASAPNLNAENIAFNEVARRAIVTDPDFHGGHFYERRVIPKRGLRIARMIGHITYLSDDVMNEKFGRELRDGIDLKYSTQDIEFQIESYLRYQGDKFSEYFDANTYLLITRALDYFDPAKRHGGNLAKALAVARAKFLLVSFKTDWRFTSARSRELVKALLHNRRDVSYAEIDAPHGHDAFLLDDERYMGVVRAYFDGIAKEGA, encoded by the coding sequence ATGCCGCTCGTCGCCACACCGCAAACGATGTCCTTCGAAGCGCCGCTCGCGCTGCAAAGCGGCGCGTCCATCCGCGGCTATTCGCTGGCCTACGAGACCTACGGCACGCTCAATGCGGACAAGAGCAATGCGGTCCTGATCTGCCACGCGCTCAACGCGTCGCACCACGTGGCGGGTGTCTACGCGGACCAGCCCGACAACGTGGGCTGGTGGGACACCATGATCGGCCCCGGCAAGCCGGTGGACACCGACCGCTTCTTCGTCATCGGCGTGAACAACCTGGGCTCGTGCTTCGGCTCGACGGGCCCCATGCATGTGAACCCCGACACCGGCCGCGTGTACGGCGCCGACTTCCCGGTGGTGACGGTGGAAGACTGGGTGGATGCGCAGGCGCGACTGCTCGACGGCCTCGGCATCGAAACGCTCGCCGCGGTCATGGGCGGCAGCCTGGGCGGCATGCAGGCGCTGTCGTGGACGCTGCAATACCCCGAACGTGTGCGCCACGCGGTGGTGGTCGCCAGCGCGCCCAACCTCAACGCCGAGAACATCGCCTTCAACGAGGTGGCGCGCCGCGCCATCGTCACCGACCCCGATTTCCACGGCGGCCATTTCTACGAGCGCCGCGTCATCCCCAAGCGCGGCCTGCGCATCGCCCGCATGATCGGCCACATCACGTACCTGTCGGACGACGTGATGAACGAGAAGTTCGGCCGCGAGCTGCGCGACGGCATCGACCTGAAGTACTCCACGCAGGACATCGAGTTCCAGATCGAGAGCTACCTGCGCTACCAGGGCGACAAGTTCAGCGAGTACTTCGACGCCAACACCTACCTGCTGATCACGCGCGCGCTCGATTACTTCGACCCCGCCAAGCGCCACGGCGGCAACCTCGCCAAGGCCCTGGCCGTGGCGCGCGCCAAGTTCCTGCTCGTGAGCTTCAAGACCGACTGGCGCTTCACCTCGGCGCGCAGCCGCGAGCTCGTCAAGGCGCTGCTGCACAACAGGCGCGACGTGAGCTACGCCGAGATCGACGCGCCGCACGGCCACGACGCCTTCCTGCTGGACGACGAGCGCTACATGGGCGTGGTGCGGGCCTACTTCGACGGCATCGCGAAGGAGGGCGCATGA
- a CDS encoding KpsF/GutQ family sugar-phosphate isomerase: MTPDRERALRLAQETFDIEAAAVLGLKQRTGESFARAVEKMLAVRGRVVVMGIGKSGHIARKIAATLASTGTPAMFVHPAEASHGDLGMIKPIDLVLAVSNSGEVDEVTTLLPVIKRLGSTLIAMTGNLQSTLARHADIVLDSGVEKEACPLQLAPTASTTAQLALGDALAVALLDARGFRTEDFARSHPGGALGRKLLTHLSDVMRTGDAVPRVSAQTAFPDLMREMSAKGLGASAVTDANGKVLGIFTDGDLRRLIEKGVDLRSSTAGDVMHTKPKTIHRNALAAEAAQLMEQARITSVLVVDDGGILVGAVNSNDLMRAKVI, from the coding sequence ATGACACCGGACCGCGAGCGGGCGCTGCGCCTGGCCCAGGAAACCTTCGACATCGAGGCCGCCGCGGTGCTGGGCCTGAAGCAGCGCACCGGGGAGTCGTTCGCGCGCGCGGTGGAGAAGATGCTGGCGGTGCGCGGCCGCGTCGTGGTGATGGGCATCGGCAAGAGCGGGCACATCGCGCGCAAGATCGCGGCCACGCTCGCCTCCACCGGCACGCCGGCGATGTTCGTGCACCCGGCCGAGGCCAGCCACGGTGACCTGGGCATGATCAAGCCGATCGATCTGGTGCTGGCCGTCTCCAACAGCGGCGAGGTCGACGAAGTGACCACGCTATTGCCCGTGATCAAGCGCCTGGGGTCCACGCTGATCGCGATGACGGGCAATCTGCAGTCGACGCTCGCGCGCCACGCCGACATCGTGCTGGACAGCGGCGTGGAAAAGGAAGCCTGCCCGCTGCAGCTCGCGCCGACCGCCAGCACCACCGCGCAGCTCGCGCTGGGCGATGCACTGGCGGTGGCGCTGCTCGATGCGCGCGGCTTCCGCACCGAGGACTTCGCGCGCTCGCATCCCGGCGGCGCGCTGGGGCGCAAATTGCTCACGCATTTGTCGGACGTGATGCGCACCGGCGACGCGGTGCCGCGCGTGTCGGCGCAGACGGCCTTCCCCGACCTGATGCGCGAGATGAGCGCCAAGGGCCTGGGCGCATCGGCGGTGACCGACGCCAACGGCAAGGTACTGGGCATCTTCACCGACGGCGACCTGCGCCGCCTGATCGAAAAGGGCGTGGACCTGCGCAGCTCCACCGCCGGCGACGTGATGCACACCAAGCCCAAGACCATCCACCGCAACGCGCTCGCCGCCGAAGCCGCTCAGCTGATGGAGCAGGCCCGCATCACCAGCGTGCTGGTGGTGGACGACGGCGGCATCCTGGTGGGCGCCGTCAACAGCAACGACCTGATGCGCGCCAAGGTGATCTGA
- the metW gene encoding methionine biosynthesis protein MetW has translation MSDRTTMEVIASLVPQGSRVLDLGCGDGALLELLQRERGCSGYGVEIDDANLLACAKRGVNVIQLNLDEGLSMFEDASFDVVLQVDTLQHLRNAETMLVETARVGRTGIVAFPNFAHWPNRLAILRGRMPVTKRLPYQWYDTPNIRVGTFKDFEVLATKNRLAILDAFGLQEGREVRVLPNARASTAVFKFERG, from the coding sequence ATGAGCGACCGCACCACCATGGAGGTGATCGCGAGCCTCGTGCCGCAGGGTTCGCGCGTGCTCGACCTGGGCTGCGGCGACGGCGCGCTGCTGGAGCTGCTGCAGCGCGAGCGCGGCTGCAGCGGCTACGGCGTGGAGATCGACGACGCGAACCTGCTGGCCTGCGCGAAGCGGGGCGTCAACGTCATCCAGCTGAACCTCGACGAAGGCCTGTCGATGTTCGAGGACGCGTCGTTCGACGTCGTGCTGCAGGTGGACACGCTGCAGCACCTGCGCAACGCCGAGACCATGCTGGTGGAGACGGCGCGCGTCGGCCGCACGGGCATCGTCGCCTTCCCCAACTTCGCGCACTGGCCCAACCGCCTGGCGATCCTGCGCGGGCGCATGCCGGTGACCAAGCGCCTGCCCTACCAGTGGTACGACACGCCCAACATCCGCGTGGGCACCTTCAAGGACTTCGAGGTGCTGGCGACCAAGAACCGGTTGGCGATCCTCGACGCCTTCGGCCTGCAGGAGGGCCGCGAGGTGCGCGTGCTGCCGAATGCCCGCGCCTCGACCGCGGTGTTCAAGTTCGAGCGCGGTTGA
- a CDS encoding SDR family oxidoreductase, translated as MAGPLVFITGASSGIGQALARRYYDAGWRLALAARRTGEIEQWAQAQRLDAQRYAVYAADVADTDSIVGAGARCIEQQGVPDVVIANAGISIGVDTEERGDIEVIARTFATNNIGLAATFHPFIAGMRRRGSGRLVGIGSVAGIRGLPGHGAYCASKAGVISYCESLRGELRASGVKVVTICPGYIDTPLTRENRYSMPFLMKAEDFADRAFRTIEAGTSYRVIPWQMGVVAKLLRALPNALYDRALAGRPRKHRQKDK; from the coding sequence ATGGCCGGCCCGCTCGTCTTCATCACCGGCGCTTCCAGCGGCATCGGCCAGGCGCTGGCGCGGCGCTACTACGACGCGGGCTGGCGCCTCGCGCTCGCGGCGCGGCGCACGGGCGAGATCGAACAATGGGCGCAGGCGCAGCGGCTCGATGCCCAGCGCTACGCGGTCTACGCCGCGGATGTCGCCGACACCGACAGCATCGTCGGCGCCGGTGCGCGGTGCATCGAGCAACAGGGCGTGCCCGACGTGGTGATCGCCAACGCGGGCATCAGCATCGGCGTGGACACCGAGGAGCGCGGCGACATCGAGGTGATCGCCCGCACTTTCGCCACCAACAATATCGGCCTGGCCGCGACCTTCCATCCCTTCATCGCCGGCATGAGGCGGCGCGGCTCGGGGCGGCTGGTGGGCATCGGCAGCGTCGCCGGCATCCGCGGCCTGCCGGGGCACGGCGCGTACTGCGCCAGCAAGGCCGGCGTGATCAGCTACTGCGAGAGCCTGCGCGGCGAGCTGCGCGCCAGCGGCGTGAAGGTGGTGACGATCTGCCCCGGCTACATCGACACGCCGCTCACGCGCGAGAACCGCTACTCGATGCCCTTCCTGATGAAGGCCGAGGATTTCGCCGACCGCGCCTTCCGCACGATCGAGGCGGGCACGAGCTACCGCGTGATCCCGTGGCAGATGGGCGTGGTCGCCAAGCTGCTGCGCGCATTGCCAAACGCGCTGTACGACCGCGCGCTGGCGGGGCGGCCGAGGAAGCACCGGCAAAAGGACAAATGA
- a CDS encoding RNA recognition motif domain-containing protein: MGNKLYVGNLPYSVRDNDLEQAFGQFGSVTSAKVMMERDTGRSKGFGFVEMGSDAEAQAAINGMNGQPLGGRSVVVNEARPMENRPRGGGGGYGGGGGGGYGGGGGGGYGGGGGGGGRREGGGGGYGGRGGGGGGGNDGGFRSPYGSGPRGGGGGGNRGGY, translated from the coding sequence ATGGGCAACAAACTTTACGTCGGCAACCTGCCGTATTCCGTTCGCGACAACGACCTGGAGCAAGCCTTCGGCCAGTTCGGTTCCGTCACCAGCGCCAAGGTGATGATGGAGCGCGACACCGGCCGCTCGAAGGGCTTCGGCTTCGTCGAGATGGGATCGGATGCCGAGGCGCAAGCAGCCATCAACGGCATGAACGGCCAGCCCCTGGGCGGCCGCAGCGTCGTCGTCAATGAAGCGCGTCCGATGGAAAACCGCCCGCGTGGCGGTGGCGGCGGCTACGGCGGCGGCGGCGGTGGTGGTTACGGCGGCGGCGGTGGCGGCGGCTACGGTGGTGGCGGTGGTGGCGGCGGCCGTCGCGAAGGCGGCGGTGGCGGCTACGGCGGCCGTGGCGGCGGCGGTGGTGGCGGCAACGACGGCGGCTTCCGCAGCCCGTACGGCTCCGGCCCGCGCGGCGGCGGCGGCGGTGGCAACCGCGGCGGCTACTGA
- a CDS encoding KdsC family phosphatase: MAAPALNFAPELLLAAQGVRVAFFDVDGVLTDGGLYLGEAGEPLKRFNILDGLGLKLIAQVGITPVVITGRDSPALRARVAALGIVHAHYGAEQKLAKAEDTLKQLGAGWREAAGMGDDWPDLPVLRRCAFACAPANAHAEVKAIAHHVTAATGGHGAAREFCDLLLVASGKYAGLLEGYA; the protein is encoded by the coding sequence ATGGCCGCACCTGCGCTGAACTTCGCGCCCGAACTCCTGCTGGCGGCGCAAGGCGTGCGCGTGGCCTTCTTCGACGTCGACGGCGTGCTCACCGACGGCGGCCTGTACCTGGGCGAGGCGGGCGAGCCGCTCAAGCGCTTCAACATCCTCGACGGCCTGGGCCTGAAGCTCATCGCGCAGGTCGGCATCACGCCCGTGGTGATCACGGGCCGCGATTCGCCGGCGCTGCGCGCGCGCGTCGCGGCACTGGGCATCGTGCACGCGCATTACGGCGCCGAACAGAAACTCGCGAAGGCGGAAGACACGCTCAAGCAACTGGGTGCGGGCTGGCGCGAAGCCGCGGGCATGGGCGACGACTGGCCCGACCTGCCGGTGCTCAGGCGCTGCGCGTTCGCCTGCGCGCCGGCGAACGCACACGCCGAAGTCAAGGCCATTGCGCACCACGTGACGGCGGCGACGGGCGGCCACGGCGCCGCGCGCGAGTTCTGCGACCTGCTGCTGGTGGCCAGCGGCAAGTACGCGGGCCTGCTGGAGGGCTACGCGTGA
- a CDS encoding TMEM165/GDT1 family protein, translating to MEAFLVSTGLVALAEIGDKTQLLSLVLAARFRKPWPIAAGIFVATLFNHALAGAAGAWLTTLLGPQVLRWILAASFIAMAVWMLIPDKLDAGEQERASHLGVFGTTLIAFFFAEMGDKTQVATVMLAARFPNWVAVVGGTTLGMMLANVPVVWFGERATRAVPIRAVHVVSAVIFLALGVAALIV from the coding sequence ATGGAAGCCTTCCTCGTCTCCACCGGCCTCGTCGCCCTCGCTGAAATCGGTGACAAGACCCAGCTGCTGTCCCTGGTCCTCGCCGCCCGCTTTCGCAAGCCCTGGCCGATCGCCGCCGGCATCTTCGTGGCCACCTTGTTCAACCACGCGCTGGCCGGCGCGGCCGGCGCCTGGCTCACCACGCTGCTGGGCCCGCAGGTGCTGCGCTGGATCCTGGCGGCCTCGTTCATCGCCATGGCCGTGTGGATGCTCATTCCCGACAAGCTCGACGCGGGCGAGCAGGAACGCGCCTCCCACCTGGGCGTGTTCGGCACCACGCTCATCGCCTTCTTCTTCGCCGAGATGGGCGACAAGACCCAGGTGGCCACCGTGATGCTGGCGGCGCGCTTCCCGAACTGGGTCGCGGTGGTCGGCGGAACGACACTGGGGATGATGCTGGCCAACGTGCCGGTGGTGTGGTTCGGCGAGCGCGCGACGCGGGCCGTGCCGATCCGCGCCGTGCACGTGGTCTCCGCGGTGATCTTCCTCGCGCTCGGGGTGGCGGCATTGATCGTTTAG
- the lptC gene encoding LPS export ABC transporter periplasmic protein LptC, whose product MIVGGFIQGQPSGRMFRAGWERISVYLPVILMGLIALLTYWLARNTPTLGPEQTKAAATHDPDQFMRRFSVKSFDASGRLKTELHGAEARHYPDTDTTEIDQPRLRSINERGAVTVATAKAAISNADGSEVQLMGEAVVTRAAYTDATGRAQPRVEIRSEYLHVFVNTERITSNKPVEILRGDDRLAGEGMAFDNVSQQLDMQGRVRAQIQPR is encoded by the coding sequence GTGATCGTCGGCGGCTTCATCCAGGGCCAGCCGTCGGGGCGCATGTTCCGCGCCGGCTGGGAGCGCATCTCGGTCTACCTGCCGGTGATCCTGATGGGCCTGATCGCGCTGCTCACGTACTGGCTGGCGCGCAACACGCCCACGCTCGGGCCCGAGCAGACCAAGGCCGCGGCCACGCACGACCCGGACCAGTTCATGCGCCGCTTCTCGGTGAAGTCCTTCGATGCGAGCGGGCGCCTGAAGACCGAATTGCACGGCGCGGAAGCGCGCCACTACCCCGACACCGACACCACCGAGATCGACCAGCCGCGCCTGCGCTCGATCAACGAGCGCGGCGCCGTCACCGTGGCCACCGCGAAGGCGGCGATCAGCAACGCCGACGGCTCCGAGGTGCAATTGATGGGCGAAGCCGTCGTGACGCGCGCGGCGTACACCGACGCCACGGGCCGCGCGCAGCCCCGCGTCGAGATCCGCAGCGAGTACCTGCACGTGTTCGTGAACACCGAGCGCATCACGTCGAACAAGCCGGTGGAGATCCTGCGCGGCGACGACCGCCTGGCCGGCGAGGGCATGGCCTTCGACAACGTGTCGCAGCAGCTGGACATGCAAGGCCGCGTCCGCGCGCAGATCCAGCCGCGCTGA